Proteins from one Clupea harengus chromosome 17, Ch_v2.0.2, whole genome shotgun sequence genomic window:
- the LOC105910896 gene encoding transmembrane protein 241, which yields MNLSRFALGSIFCSFFVVSYFINKYVLSVLKFTYPTLFQGWQTFIGALLLLVSGKLGWVEISSFPRAAALAWLPGSVLFVGNIYAGSRALSRLPIPFFFTLHNASEVISFFFLKVNQRERISWMKIFSVSLLLASAINLPIHDPQFDPGGYVWAFVHIFCVGAYRVFRKKTSHLSDLEQQYINYVFSVLLLSFAAHPTGDLFGALDFPFLMSYEFHSGCCASALLGFFLLLATVKLRSALPLEHCGAWVFLAKVLTTGLSPLVFQIEVNPQTLCCIFCSLVGEALSVYSEKA from the exons ATGAATTTATCAAGATTCGCTCTTGGTTCAATATTCTGCTCGTTTTTTGTGGTGTCATATTTCATAAATAAG TATGTCTTGTCTGTTTTGAAATTCACATATCCAACCTTATTTCAGGG GTGGCAGACCTTCATTGGCGCTCTTTTGCTCTTGGTTTCTGGAAAACTAGGATGGGTAGAAATCAGCAGTTTCCCCAG GGCAGCAGCTTTGGCGTGGCTCCCTGGTTCAGTGCTATTTGTGGGGAACATCTATGCTGGCTCCAGAGCCCTCTCTCGCCTG CCCATACCATTCTTCTTCACACTCCACAATGCCTCTGAAGTCATCTCATTCTTTTTTCTGAAAGTGAAtcagagagag AGAATTTCTTGGATGAAAATTTTCAG TGTAAGTCTGTTGCTTGCATCTGCGATCAACCTCCCCATCCATGATCCGCAG tTTGATCCTGGTGGATATGTTTGGGCTTTTGTTCACATTTTCTGTGTTG GGGCTTACCGAGTTTTCCGGAAGAAAACCAGCCACCTAAG tGACCTGGAACAGCAGTATATCAACTATGTGTTTAG TGTCCTGCTGTTATCCTTTGCTGCACATCCTACAG GTGACCTTTTTGGTGCTTTGGACTTCCCCTTTCTTATGTCCTACGAGTTCCATAGTGGGTGCTGTGCAAG TGCCTTGCTGGGCTTCTTCCTCCTGCTGGCTACAGTTAAACTGAGGAGTGCCTTACCCCTGGAACACTGTGGAGCTTGGGTCTTCCTGGCCAAG GTGCTGACAACGGGACTTTCTCCCCTCGTGTTTCAAATTGAGGTTAACCCCCAAACGCTCTGCTG CATCTTCTGCAGCCTTGTTGGAGAGGCCCTGTCAGTGTACTCTGAAAAGGCATGA